The genome window TTCAGGTGCAATTGCAATGAGGTAGTGGCAGATTCCAGCATGACATCCTTGTGCACAATATTGAGGTGCTCACGGCCATGTATATCCAGCATCAGCGGCTTGCCTTCACGTAACCGCAACACCTGCTCATTGAGGGCCCGGTAACGTTCCAGCTTCGACATATTATCCAGTGTCAGGTCCTGCTGGCGCACGCTGGGGAGAATGCCGACCATTACCAGGCGCGTGCCGCCGATACCGGCAGCCACATGCTCACTCTCGTGCCAGGTCTCATCAAGCTGCCGGTGTAAACGTGACAGTGCATGATCCCTGAGCGGCTGCGGGTGCACATTCAGCTCGACATTGAACTGTGCCAGCTCGGGTACAACCAGCGGGTCACCCATCGCGTCAAGGAAATCCTGGTTGACCGATGCCGGCCGTGCCTGGCTATCGATCAACCAGGCTTCCAGCTCCAGGCCACTGACCGGCACCCGGGTGGAGAAAGCCTGTTCTTCAAACCACTGGCCGAGCAAGGCCGTCTCAGATGCCAGGCGCTCACGAAAGGCGTCGAAGTCTGCTTGCTCAAACTGGCTGTGACTGATCTCATCACCCATGCGGAACCTCTCTCCCGGATTGTTCGTTCAGTTCCGCCAGTCGACGGGGGGTACCGACATCAGCCCAGTAACCACGATAGTATTCGCCGGTCACTTTTTTGCAGCGTATCGCTTCGCGCAGTAATGGAGCAAGCGGAAAGGCGCCGGCCGGCTGATCCCTGAACAGCTCGGGGCGATACAAACCGATACCGCTGAATGTCAGTGCACCCTTACCTGTACCGGTGACGATGCCATTTTCGAGGCTGAAATCACCTTGCGGGTGATGTTCCGGGTTGTCGACAAGTACCAGGTGTGCAAGCTGCCGGGGTGTATGGCGAAGGGTGGCGTAGGGAAAGTCTGTGTAGATATCGCCGTTGACCACCAGGAATGCTTCATCGCCCAGCAGCGGCAAGGCATTGTAAATGCCTCCACCGGTTTCCAGCGCACCTTCCGGTTCGGGGGAATAGCGGATCTTTACACCGAAGCGCGCACCATCGCCAAGATGTTGCATAATCTGCTCGCCCAGCCAGGCGTGATTAATGACCAGTTCGAAAAATCCCGCATCACGCAACGCCTCGACGTGGTATTCGATAAGTGGTTTACCGGCCACCTCCAGCAGTGGTTTGGGTAGCCGGTCCGTCAGTGGACGCATACGCTCGCCACGACCAGCTGCAAGGATCATGGCTTTCATAAGGTTTTGATGACGTCCCCTGCCAGATCGCCCAAAAGTGCCAGCTCGGGGTAGTCGGCGCTGACTTCGCGGACGTACCCCAGCGTGCGTGGAATGTCCGCAAGGTAGCCGGGTTTGCCATCGCGGTGGTTGAGGCGGGCAAAAATCCCGGCCGCCTTCAGGTGTCGCTGCACCCCCATCAAATCAAACCAGCGCAGAAAGTCTGCTTCACTCCCCTGCTCCTTGCGAAAAATGCCGCTTTGCAGGGCGAGATCGTAGTAACCACTAACCCAGCCCTCGATCCGCTCGCGCGGCCAGCTGATATAACAATCACGCAACAATGAAACCAGGTCATAGGTCACCGGCCCGATGACGGCATCCTGGAAGTCCAGAATGCCGGGGTTGTGCCGTTCGCAAACCATGAGATTACGTGAGTGATAATCGCGGTGTACACAGACCTGCGGCTGTACCAGCGCAGCTTCTGCCAGCCGGATAAAACAGGCTTCCAGTTCTGCCGCCTGCGCACTGTCCAGCTCAATCCCGAGGTGCCTGTCCAGCAGCCAGTCACGAAACAGCCCCATTTCAGCCAC of Thiogranum longum contains these proteins:
- the murU gene encoding N-acetylmuramate alpha-1-phosphate uridylyltransferase MurU, giving the protein MKAMILAAGRGERMRPLTDRLPKPLLEVAGKPLIEYHVEALRDAGFFELVINHAWLGEQIMQHLGDGARFGVKIRYSPEPEGALETGGGIYNALPLLGDEAFLVVNGDIYTDFPYATLRHTPRQLAHLVLVDNPEHHPQGDFSLENGIVTGTGKGALTFSGIGLYRPELFRDQPAGAFPLAPLLREAIRCKKVTGEYYRGYWADVGTPRRLAELNEQSGREVPHG
- a CDS encoding aminoglycoside phosphotransferase family protein gives rise to the protein MTDRLDLLRQWTLSQLAWPAAELAPASSDASFRRYFRVSDGNESYILMDAPPGQEDCRPFIHVSELMLQLGLHVPEVIASDLERGFLLLSDLGSQSYLDALDDTTADRLYGDAMGALLALQGCVTPDCGLPNYDRNLLVAEMGLFRDWLLDRHLGIELDSAQAAELEACFIRLAEAALVQPQVCVHRDYHSRNLMVCERHNPGILDFQDAVIGPVTYDLVSLLRDCYISWPRERIEGWVSGYYDLALQSGIFRKEQGSEADFLRWFDLMGVQRHLKAAGIFARLNHRDGKPGYLADIPRTLGYVREVSADYPELALLGDLAGDVIKTL